From a region of the Aeoliella mucimassa genome:
- a CDS encoding carbon starvation CstA family protein, with the protein MLTILVAIGSFFAFIIAYHTYGRWLGSRIFQLDPQRTVPSHELRDDTDFVPTKRSVVFGHHFTSIAGTGPIVGPAIAVFWGWLPALLWVVFGSILIGAVHDFGALVVSLRNRGQTVGEVAGRLISPRAKLLFLLILFFALSIVIAIFGLVIANVFDMYPSSVLSVLVAVPVAVAVGVLVYKANVGLLWPSIAALAILYTAVYCGVYVEGCAIELPTLEAFGPFGSPVIQWTALLLVYCFAASVLPVWLLLQPRDYVNSHQLLVALALLVGGLIVAAVQGKAQLESAPAIAQNVPTDAPPIMPFLFITIACGACSGFHCLVSSGTTSKQIDSENDAQYVSYGGMLLEGALAVVVILACCAGVGMGVDTVEGQPTLTGRAAWQSRYAIQQVVAEDGTVSTSTQGWKTMGLAKKVGAFVDGGANFVSALGVPLPLSKAIIAVLVACFAATTLDTATRLQRYVIQELGSSLNMAPLTNKYTATTVAVVVGGAIALLPAPGKDPGTGGLILWPLFGATNQLLAGLAFLVTAFYLRRRNIATWFVVAPMMFMLLMPAWAMIYNLTHEWQGNYVLMGFGVCILALEGWMIVEGLLTWKRARGVLEQALPPLTLRARDS; encoded by the coding sequence ATGCTTACCATTCTGGTTGCCATTGGTTCGTTTTTCGCGTTTATCATCGCGTACCATACGTATGGGCGTTGGCTGGGAAGCCGCATCTTTCAGCTCGATCCGCAGCGGACCGTGCCGAGTCACGAACTCCGCGACGACACCGATTTTGTGCCCACCAAACGGTCGGTGGTATTTGGACACCATTTCACCAGCATCGCTGGCACCGGACCAATTGTGGGACCTGCGATTGCTGTTTTCTGGGGTTGGTTACCCGCACTGCTGTGGGTGGTATTCGGATCGATTCTCATCGGAGCGGTCCACGACTTCGGCGCTTTGGTCGTCAGCCTGAGGAACCGAGGACAGACCGTCGGCGAGGTCGCGGGGCGGTTAATCTCTCCGCGGGCGAAGCTGCTGTTCCTGCTGATCCTGTTTTTCGCTCTGTCGATTGTCATTGCGATTTTTGGGCTCGTCATTGCTAATGTGTTCGACATGTACCCGTCGTCGGTCCTCAGTGTATTGGTCGCCGTGCCAGTCGCGGTGGCGGTGGGTGTCTTGGTTTACAAAGCGAATGTTGGTTTGCTCTGGCCATCGATCGCCGCGCTGGCAATCCTGTATACAGCGGTCTACTGCGGTGTTTACGTGGAGGGTTGTGCGATTGAATTGCCAACACTCGAAGCGTTTGGGCCATTTGGCTCGCCGGTGATTCAGTGGACTGCGTTGCTACTGGTCTACTGTTTTGCGGCTTCAGTACTGCCAGTCTGGTTGCTGCTTCAACCCCGCGACTACGTGAACAGCCATCAGCTACTGGTGGCTCTGGCTTTGCTCGTTGGTGGGTTGATCGTCGCTGCGGTGCAAGGCAAAGCACAGCTCGAGAGTGCTCCGGCCATCGCCCAGAACGTGCCGACCGATGCCCCGCCGATCATGCCATTCCTGTTCATTACCATTGCCTGTGGTGCTTGCAGTGGTTTTCACTGCCTGGTTTCGAGCGGAACTACCAGCAAGCAAATCGACTCGGAGAACGACGCCCAGTACGTCAGCTACGGTGGCATGCTACTCGAAGGAGCACTTGCCGTGGTGGTGATTCTGGCCTGCTGCGCGGGCGTGGGCATGGGAGTCGACACGGTGGAGGGGCAACCGACACTCACTGGGCGGGCCGCCTGGCAAAGTCGCTATGCGATTCAGCAAGTCGTAGCCGAAGATGGCACCGTGAGCACGTCCACGCAAGGCTGGAAGACGATGGGGCTCGCCAAAAAGGTGGGAGCCTTCGTCGATGGTGGAGCAAACTTCGTTTCCGCACTAGGCGTTCCATTGCCGCTGAGCAAGGCGATCATCGCGGTGCTCGTAGCCTGCTTTGCCGCAACGACGCTCGACACCGCCACGCGTCTGCAACGATACGTGATTCAGGAACTCGGCAGCTCGCTGAACATGGCACCACTTACAAACAAGTACACCGCAACGACGGTTGCGGTGGTCGTTGGGGGAGCCATCGCCTTACTGCCAGCACCAGGTAAAGATCCAGGCACCGGTGGCCTGATCCTCTGGCCGCTGTTCGGGGCGACCAATCAACTGCTGGCTGGCTTGGCCTTTCTGGTGACCGCTTTCTATCTGCGGCGGCGGAACATTGCGACTTGGTTCGTGGTCGCCCCCATGATGTTCATGCTACTCATGCCCGCCTGGGCGATGATCTACAACCTGACCCACGAATGGCAGGGCAATTATGTGCTCATGGGCTTCGGTGTGTGCATCCTGGCCCTCGAAGGCTGGATGATCGTCGAAGGCCTACTCACCTGGAAACGCGCGCGAGGTGTCCTCGAACAAGCGCTCCCGCCGCTGACGCTCCGCGCCCGCGATAGTTAA
- a CDS encoding glutamate-5-semialdehyde dehydrogenase, with protein MGTSNHVDLETYTKQVAEQAKAASRQMASLPGGTKIAWLRASAQCLRDHTSDILAANKQDIAAAPGYGLSDAQIDRLRLTPERIEGIASALEEVASLRDPIGSVIDSTVRPNGLRIDKVSCPLGVVFFVYESRPNVTADAAAICAKAGNAVILRGGKEAIHSSQAIVAQLALAAKEHGVPEHAVQLVDTTDRAAVGHFLKLSQLIDVAIPRGGEGLIRRVVAEATMPVIKHFNGNCHVYVHADADLSMAEQILINSKCQRMGVCNACESLLVHKDVAAEFLPSVAKALAANDVEIRGCEQTCQILSQAVPATEEDFGAEFLGPIISCKVVDSVEQAIDHINRYGSGHTEAIITTSLEPARLFAEGADSSAVMINASTRFNDGGEFGLGAEIGISTDKFHARGPCGIEELTTYKYIVQGQGQVRG; from the coding sequence ATGGGTACTAGCAACCACGTGGACCTCGAAACTTACACCAAGCAAGTCGCCGAGCAGGCCAAGGCCGCTTCGCGGCAAATGGCTTCGCTACCTGGCGGTACCAAAATCGCTTGGCTTCGAGCGAGTGCGCAATGCCTACGCGATCACACGAGCGATATCCTGGCAGCCAACAAGCAAGACATTGCCGCCGCTCCCGGTTACGGTTTGAGCGATGCCCAGATCGACCGCTTGCGACTCACTCCAGAGCGTATCGAAGGCATCGCCAGTGCGTTGGAAGAAGTCGCCTCGCTGCGTGACCCCATTGGATCGGTAATCGATTCGACGGTCCGCCCCAATGGTTTGCGGATCGACAAGGTTAGCTGCCCACTGGGGGTGGTGTTCTTCGTGTACGAGTCGCGTCCGAACGTCACTGCCGATGCAGCAGCGATTTGCGCGAAAGCGGGCAATGCAGTGATTCTGCGGGGCGGCAAAGAAGCCATCCACTCGAGCCAAGCCATTGTTGCGCAGCTCGCCTTGGCGGCCAAAGAGCATGGCGTGCCGGAGCATGCAGTGCAGTTGGTCGACACTACCGATCGGGCGGCCGTGGGACATTTCCTTAAGCTAAGCCAGTTGATCGATGTCGCCATCCCCCGGGGCGGCGAAGGGCTCATTCGCCGAGTGGTCGCTGAAGCGACGATGCCGGTAATCAAGCACTTCAACGGCAATTGTCATGTGTATGTACACGCGGATGCCGACTTGTCGATGGCCGAGCAAATATTGATCAACAGCAAGTGCCAGCGGATGGGGGTTTGCAACGCCTGTGAGTCGCTGCTGGTACACAAAGACGTAGCGGCCGAGTTCCTGCCAAGCGTCGCGAAGGCACTCGCTGCCAACGACGTGGAGATTCGCGGTTGTGAGCAAACTTGCCAGATCCTGAGTCAGGCAGTTCCTGCCACCGAAGAGGATTTTGGAGCCGAGTTCTTGGGACCGATCATCTCGTGCAAGGTGGTCGATTCCGTTGAGCAGGCGATCGACCATATCAATCGCTACGGCTCTGGACACACCGAGGCGATCATCACCACCAGCTTGGAGCCAGCCCGGCTGTTCGCTGAAGGGGCCGACAGTTCGGCCGTGATGATCAACGCCAGCACGCGATTCAATGATGGGGGAGAATTTGGCCTGGGAGCCGAAATCGGGATCAGCACCGATAAGTTCCACGCCCGAGGACCTTGCGGCATCGAGGAACTCACCACTTATAAATACATTGTTCAAGGACAAGGACAAGTGCGAGGATAA
- the fliM gene encoding flagellar motor switch protein FliM, producing the protein MGDVLSQAEVESLLNEAKAAQAGPPAGVEAAAPEPVAPPPPTAKAPPMRPREKITPYDFKRPERVGKEQMRALQTMHEGFGRNFGAGLSALLRSIVEVKLTSVDQLTYSEFVFSLENPTCFNLITAKPLEGQLILDINPSLLFPIIDRLLGGGSTPTPPARRPLTEIELRLVRRITDLFLQEMRRAWENVLDLELSVDRVESNPQLVQIVPPNEVVVLISFELTLGNVRGMMNLCIPFNSIERIGNKLSANSWVAISKRPVSAESLQRLSDQVGNAPVELIVDLADTTISTADLLGLRVGDIVTTEKDIRAPLVLCVEGRPKFLTAIGAFKGRKAIRVVDAIEEQHVSIGEEITTAVSEEA; encoded by the coding sequence ATGGGTGACGTACTAAGCCAAGCAGAAGTTGAAAGCCTACTGAACGAGGCCAAGGCGGCCCAAGCCGGACCGCCTGCAGGTGTCGAGGCGGCTGCCCCTGAACCGGTGGCCCCGCCGCCCCCCACGGCCAAGGCGCCCCCGATGCGCCCTCGCGAAAAGATTACTCCTTACGACTTCAAACGCCCCGAGCGTGTGGGTAAGGAGCAAATGCGGGCGCTGCAGACCATGCACGAAGGCTTTGGGCGTAACTTCGGCGCTGGCTTGTCGGCGTTGCTGCGGTCGATCGTGGAGGTAAAGCTCACCAGTGTCGATCAGTTGACCTACAGCGAGTTTGTGTTCAGTCTCGAGAACCCCACCTGCTTCAACCTGATTACGGCCAAGCCGCTAGAAGGACAGTTGATTCTCGATATCAACCCGTCGCTGCTGTTTCCGATCATCGATCGCCTGCTAGGCGGCGGTAGCACCCCCACTCCCCCCGCACGCAGACCACTCACGGAGATCGAACTCCGCCTGGTTCGTCGCATTACCGACCTGTTTCTGCAGGAAATGCGCCGGGCGTGGGAGAACGTGCTCGACCTGGAACTGAGCGTCGACCGTGTCGAGAGTAATCCGCAACTCGTGCAGATCGTGCCGCCAAACGAAGTGGTGGTGCTGATCAGCTTCGAGCTAACGCTCGGCAACGTGCGGGGCATGATGAACCTCTGTATTCCGTTCAACTCCATCGAGCGGATTGGCAACAAGCTTAGTGCGAATAGCTGGGTAGCCATTAGCAAACGCCCGGTTTCGGCCGAATCGCTGCAGCGATTGTCCGACCAGGTGGGCAATGCCCCTGTGGAGTTGATCGTCGACCTGGCCGATACAACGATTTCCACCGCCGACCTGCTCGGACTGCGCGTGGGCGACATCGTGACCACCGAGAAGGACATTCGAGCGCCACTCGTGCTGTGCGTGGAAGGGAGGCCCAAGTTCCTCACCGCCATCGGTGCTTTCAAAGGTCGCAAGGCGATTCGCGTGGTCGACGCCATCGAAGAACAGCACGTCTCGATCGGCGAGGAGATCACCACCGCGGTGAGTGAGGAAGCCTAG
- the asnS gene encoding asparagine--tRNA ligase, translated as MQRLSVKEARLPEAIGQQVRLSGWVRTRRDSKGGFSFIEINDGSSLGNIQIIADGDLPNYESEIKHLSAGSSLTVEGEVKQSGGKGQATEIQAASIVMHGTADPESYPLQKKRHSFEKLREWAHLRPRTNTFGAVMRVRNRISRSIHDFFQGEDFLWVHTPIITASDCEGAGEMFRVSTLDPANPPKDDKGNIDYARDFFGRASYLTVSGQLEGEIYATALGKIYTFGPTFRAENSNTSRHLAEFWMVEPEVAFYDLTDNMELAERFLKRIVSDVMADCAEDMQFFQDRIDNTTFAKLEKVTEGKFQRVAYTDAIDILEKSGQEFEFPVAWGHDLQAEHERFLTEQHFESPVILYNYPATIKPFYMKVNDDAEPDRPTVRAMDVLTPGVGEIIGGSQREERLDVLEDRMRQQDLNLDDYWWYRELREFGTVPHSGFGLGLERMVQFVTGMANIRDVIPFPRTPGSAEF; from the coding sequence ATGCAACGTCTCTCTGTGAAAGAAGCCCGGTTACCTGAAGCCATCGGCCAGCAGGTTCGTCTGTCGGGATGGGTCCGCACGCGCCGCGATTCGAAAGGCGGGTTCAGCTTCATCGAGATCAACGATGGTTCCTCGCTCGGCAACATACAGATCATCGCCGATGGTGATCTGCCAAATTACGAGTCGGAGATCAAGCATCTCTCGGCGGGAAGCAGTTTGACTGTCGAAGGCGAAGTCAAACAGTCGGGTGGCAAGGGACAGGCAACCGAGATTCAGGCCGCCTCGATCGTGATGCATGGAACGGCCGACCCTGAGAGTTATCCCCTGCAAAAGAAGCGTCACAGTTTCGAGAAACTTCGCGAGTGGGCCCACTTGCGTCCCCGTACCAACACGTTTGGTGCAGTCATGCGGGTGCGGAATCGCATCAGCCGCTCGATTCACGACTTCTTCCAAGGCGAAGACTTCCTTTGGGTGCATACGCCGATCATTACCGCCAGCGACTGCGAAGGGGCTGGCGAGATGTTCCGCGTTTCGACGCTCGACCCTGCGAATCCTCCGAAGGACGATAAAGGCAACATCGACTACGCCCGCGACTTCTTCGGACGCGCGTCGTACCTGACCGTTTCGGGGCAACTCGAGGGCGAGATCTACGCGACCGCGCTCGGCAAGATCTACACCTTCGGACCCACGTTCCGCGCTGAGAACAGCAATACCTCGCGCCACTTGGCTGAATTCTGGATGGTCGAGCCTGAAGTCGCGTTCTATGACCTGACCGACAATATGGAACTGGCTGAACGGTTTCTCAAGCGAATCGTTTCCGACGTGATGGCCGATTGTGCGGAGGATATGCAGTTCTTCCAGGACCGCATCGACAACACCACGTTTGCGAAGCTCGAGAAAGTAACCGAAGGTAAGTTCCAGCGGGTCGCTTATACCGATGCAATCGACATACTCGAGAAGTCGGGGCAGGAATTCGAGTTCCCGGTTGCCTGGGGACACGACCTGCAAGCCGAGCACGAGCGGTTCCTTACCGAGCAGCACTTTGAGTCGCCGGTGATCTTGTACAACTACCCGGCCACGATCAAACCGTTCTACATGAAAGTGAACGACGACGCCGAGCCCGATCGCCCCACGGTGCGGGCGATGGACGTGCTCACACCAGGCGTTGGCGAGATCATCGGTGGCAGCCAGCGTGAAGAACGACTTGACGTGCTCGAAGACCGCATGCGGCAGCAGGACCTGAACCTCGACGACTACTGGTGGTACCGCGAGCTTCGCGAGTTCGGAACCGTGCCGCACAGTGGTTTCGGTCTCGGTCTGGAACGCATGGTGCAATTCGTAACCGGCATGGCCAATATTCGCGACGTCATCCCGTTCCCCCGCACTCCAGGTAGTGCGGAGTTCTAA
- a CDS encoding thioredoxin-disulfide reductase, with protein sequence MAEKVVIVGSGPAGWAAAIYTARASLEPLVYEGAITEENRQNGTMPLGQLSLTTEVENYPGFPAGDLSHYLRDSLDEENAWLADMHAKEGASGPELMNLMRKQAKNFGTRVVTDDIVEVDFSSHPFKLKSLGGDEVEAMAVIIATGARANYLGLESEDKYKNKGVSACAVCDGALPRFRNKPLVVVGGGDSAVEEADYLTKFASTVYLVHRRDELRASQIMAERAKNHPKIDILWNSVVEEVLGTDEDGVTGVRISSTVGEDDRELEAGGMFVAIGHTPNTAFLEGKLEMTDKKYLQWTVPFRTNTSVEGVFAAGDVADDYYRQAITAAGSGCMAALDAERWLAAKGFH encoded by the coding sequence GTGGCTGAAAAAGTTGTGATCGTCGGTAGTGGCCCCGCAGGGTGGGCGGCCGCCATTTATACTGCTCGTGCCAGCCTGGAACCGCTGGTATACGAAGGCGCTATCACCGAAGAAAATCGGCAAAACGGCACCATGCCGCTGGGACAATTGAGCCTGACAACCGAGGTCGAAAACTACCCAGGTTTCCCAGCTGGCGATCTGAGCCATTACCTGCGTGATTCGCTCGACGAAGAAAACGCTTGGTTGGCCGATATGCACGCCAAGGAAGGAGCCAGCGGGCCCGAGTTGATGAACCTGATGCGAAAGCAGGCCAAGAACTTTGGCACTCGGGTCGTGACCGACGACATCGTGGAAGTCGACTTTTCGAGCCATCCCTTCAAGCTCAAGTCGCTCGGTGGCGACGAGGTCGAGGCCATGGCTGTGATCATTGCCACCGGTGCTCGGGCCAACTACCTGGGGCTCGAGTCGGAAGACAAGTACAAGAACAAAGGGGTGAGCGCGTGTGCGGTATGCGATGGTGCCCTGCCCCGCTTCCGCAACAAGCCGCTCGTCGTAGTCGGCGGTGGTGACTCGGCCGTGGAAGAAGCCGATTACCTCACCAAGTTCGCCAGCACCGTGTATCTAGTGCACCGCCGTGACGAGTTGCGTGCTTCGCAAATCATGGCCGAGCGGGCGAAGAATCATCCCAAGATCGATATTCTCTGGAACAGCGTCGTCGAAGAAGTGCTCGGCACCGACGAGGACGGAGTGACCGGCGTACGGATTTCGTCGACCGTCGGCGAAGACGATCGCGAACTCGAAGCTGGCGGCATGTTTGTTGCCATTGGCCATACGCCGAACACGGCTTTTCTTGAAGGCAAGCTGGAGATGACCGACAAGAAGTACCTGCAGTGGACCGTTCCGTTCCGCACCAATACGAGTGTCGAAGGTGTCTTTGCTGCCGGCGATGTTGCCGACGACTACTATCGTCAGGCGATCACCGCTGCCGGATCTGGCTGCATGGCCGCGCTCGACGCCGAGCGGTGGTTGGCCGCCAAAGGTTTCCACTAA